Proteins found in one Plasmodium knowlesi strain H genome assembly, chromosome: 12 genomic segment:
- a CDS encoding DNA-directed RNA polymerases I, II, and III subunit RPABC4, putative, whose protein sequence is MYIREQDDDISAEPVVYICGECGIDTVIAPNASLRCKNCGSKIFFKKRSRRVMQYEAR, encoded by the exons ATGTACATAAGAGAACAGGACGATGATATATCTGCCGAACCGGTCGTTTACATATGCGGAG AATGCGGAATAGACACAGTGATAGCGCCCAACGCATCCCTGCGATGCAAAAACTGTGGgtcgaaaatttttttcaaaaaaaggagcagaagAG TCATGCAGTATGAAGCCCGCTAA
- a CDS encoding myosin A, putative, whose protein sequence is MAITNEEIKTAGKIVRRASNIEAFDKSGAVFKGYQIWTDISPTIEENPNIMFVKCVVQQGSKKEKLTVVQIDPPGSGTPYEIDISHAWNCNSQVDPMSFGDIGLLNHTNIPCVLDFLKHRYFKNQIYTTAVPLIVAINPYKDLGNTTAEWIRKYRDTVDHTRLPPHIFSCAREALSNLHGVNKSQTIIVSGESGAGKTEATKQIMRYFASSKSGNMDLSIQTAIMAANPVLEAFGNAKTIRNNNSSRFGRFMQLVISHEGGIRNGSVVAFLLEKSRIITQDDNERSYHIFYQFLRGASKSMKEKFGLRDVKSYRLLNPNSTEVPSVDDEKDFEEVMESLKNMQLTNDQIEYIFSIVAGILTLGNVRMIEKAETGLSDAAAIHDEDMELFKRACDLMFLNHELVKRELLIKVTNAGGNKIEGRWNKSDAEVLQLSLCKAMYEKLFLWIIKNLNTRIEPEGGFKVFMGMLDIFGFEVFKNNSLEQLFINITNEMLQKNFIDIVFERESKLYMDEGISTAELKYTSNKPVIDLLCERGKSVLSYLEDQCLAPGGSDEKFVSACITNLKNNEKFTPAKVASNKNFVIQHTIGPIQYCSDNFLLKNKDVLRGELVEVIKSSDNEIVRDLFEGQVIEKGKIAKGSLIGSQFLNQLTALMTLINSTEPHFIRCIKPNENKKPLEWCEPKILIQLHALSILEALVLRQLGYSYRRTFEDFLYQFKFINIAIAEDSSLDSRSRCEKLLQSSGLSENMLKIGKTMVFLKQEGAKLLTTIQREKLVEWENCVSVIEAAIIKHKYKNKVNENLPSLIRVQAHIRKRLTV, encoded by the exons GTGCAGATTGACCCCCCTGGTTCAGGAACt CCATACGAAATCGACATCAGTCATGCCTGGAATTGCAACTCACAAGTGGACCCAATGTCGTTTGGAGATATCGGATTGCTGAACCATACTAACATCCCGTGTGTGTTGGACTTTCTCAAACACAGATATTTCAAGAACCAGATATACACCACTGCTGTCCCCCTTATCGTTGCTATCAATCCGTACAAAGATTTAGGAAATACCACTGCTGAATGGATTCGAAAGTATCGTGACACTGTTGATCATACGAGGCTACCACCACATATATTTTCCTGTGCAAGGGAAGCTCTTTCGAATCTCCATGGTGTGAACAAAAGCCAAACCATCATCGTTTCGGGTGAATCAGGTGCAGGAAAGACAGAAGCGACGAAGCAAATTATGAGATATTTTGCATCTTCCAAAAGTGGAAACATGGACCTAAGTATCCAGACAGCGATCATGGCAGCAAATCCAGTTCTCGAAGCGTTTGGTAATGCGAAGACAATTAGAAATAACAACTCTTCGCGTTTTGGTCGTTTCATGCAGTTAGTTATATCTCATGAAGGAGGTATCAGAAATGGTTCGGTGGTTGCTTTTCTTCTAGAGAAGTCGAGAATTATAACTCAGGACGATAACGAGAGGTCttatcatatattttatcagTTCCTTCGTGGAGCGAGCAAAAgtatgaaggagaaatttgGGCTTCGAGATGTAAAGAGTTATAGATTGTTGAACCCAAATTCAACTGAAGTACCTTCTGTAGATGATGAAAAAGATTTTGAAGAAGTGATGGAATCtctaaaaaatatgcagTTAACAAATGATCAGatagaatatatattttccattgTAGCTGGTATTTTAACCTTAGGAAATGTGCGAATGATAGAAAAAGCAGAAACAGGGTTAAGTGACGCAGCGGCTATTCATGATGAAGACATGGAGTTGTTTAAGAGAGCTTGTGACTTAATGTTCTTAAATCATGAGTTGGTTAAGCGAGAGTTATTAATCAAGGTTACCAACGCTGGAGGAAATAAGATCGAAGGTAGATGGAATAAGAGCGATGCAGAAGTGTTGCAGTTATCCCTTTGCAAAGCTATgtatgaaaaattatttctttggATCATCAAAAATTTGAATACTagaattgaaccagaaggtgGATTCAAAGTATTCATGGGTATGTTGGACATTTTCGGTTTTGAGGTGTTTAAGAACAATTCGCTGGAACAGCTATTTATTAACATCACGAATGAAATGCTACAGAAGAACTTTATCGATATTGTATTCGAAAGAGAATCTAAATTGTACATGGACGAAGGAATATCTACTGCTGAATTGAAGTATACTAGTAACAAGCCAGTAATTGATCTGCTCTGTGAGAGGGGAAAATCAGTTCTATCATATTTGGAAGATCAATGTCTTGCGCCAGGAGGATCAGATGAAAAATTCGTCAGTGCTTGTAttacaaatttgaaaaataatgaaaaatttactcCAGCCAAAGTTGCTTCGAATAAGAATTTCGTGATTCAGCACACCATTGGTCCGATACAATACTGTTCCGATAACTTTTTACTAAAGAACAAAGATGTTTTGAGAGGGGAATTGGTTGAGGTAATCAAAAGTTCAGACAACGAAATTGTGAGGGACTTGTTTGAAGGTCAAGTTatagaaaagggaaaaatcgCTAAGGGATCACTCATAGGATCTCAGTTCTTGAACCAACTAACTGCACTGATGACATTGATTAACAGTACAGAACCACATTTCATTCGTTGTATCAAgccaaatgaaaataagaaacCGTTGGAATGGTGTGAACCGAAGATTTTGATCCAACTTCATgccctttccattttggaagCCCTTGTCCTGCGTCAGTTAGGTTACTCATACAGAAGAACATTTGAAGATTTTCTATACCAGTTCAAGTTTATCAACATTGCCATTGCTGAGGACTCTTCCCTTGATAGCAGATCCAGGTGTGAGAAGTTACTGCAGTCATCGGGCCTCTCTGAAAATATGctaaaaattggaaagacCATGGTGTTTCTGAAACAGGAGGGAGCCAAGTTACTGACGACCATCCAGAGGGAAAAGCTCGTAGAGTGGGAGAATTGTGTGAGCGTGATCGAGGCCGCTATTATCAAGCACAAGTACAAGAACAAGGTCAACGAAAATTTGCCTTCCCTAATCAGGGTCCAGGCCCACATAAGGAAGAGACTCACCGTGTGA
- a CDS encoding phosphoenolpyruvate carboxykinase, putative encodes MIDNMVSTTVERTLRKSIDKSSDYDLAEKMEDMKKVIIEEVRRNLVYSKPVGPIMSSKDILTLSQEQESKFNEEVHELGLHVNRIHHNSTPAFLYEMALKYESNSFITSTGALCCISGEKTGRSPSDKRIVKESTSEDNIWWGNVNIPLKEKSYEINKGRAIDYLNLQPNLYVIDAYAGWDEKCRIKIRVITSRAYHALYMLNMLIPPKNVEEIQNFIPDFIIYNAGDFPSNRLTDGMSSQTSVILNFGAMNMIILGTQYAGEMKKGILTLFMYKMPLEGKLPLHSSCNIGKDNDVTLFFGLSGTGKTTLSADANRYLLGDDEHVWTDDGIFNIEGGCYAKCKGLSKKQEPEIYKAIKFGAILENVVMDPVTREVDYNNCTITENTRCAYPLSYIENAKIPAYINAHPQNIILLTCDAFGVIPPLSKLDVYQMMYHFVSGYTSKMAGTESDVLKPTATFSSCYAAPFLVHHPMVYAKMLAEKYQKHKANVWLLNTGWIYGSYGSNNGQRIPLKYTRMLVDYIHENKLNDVEYKKTPIFNFNIPVHVDGIPQEVLDPLVGWKDKEDYMKNLKNLATEFISNFKLFTDKAGPDILSGGPTL; translated from the coding sequence ATGATTGATAACATGGTATCAACGACTGTGGAAAGAACACTGAGGAAGTCGATAGACAAGTCATCAGATTACGATTTggcagaaaaaatggaggacaTGAAGAAGGTAATAATTGAGGAGGTACGGAGAAATCTGGTGTACAGTAAACCGGTGGGACCCATAATGAGTTCGAAGGATATCCTAACCTTGAGTCAAGAACAGGAAAGTAAATTTAATGAAGAGGTTCATGAGTTGGGATTGCATGTAAATAGAATCCACCACAATTCAACTCCAGCTTTCCTCTACGAAATGGCATTGAAATATGAATCCAATTCGTTTATAACAAGCACAGGAGCTCTGTGTTGCATTTCTGGAGAAAAAACAGGGAGGTCTCCATCTGACAAAAGAATTGTGAAGGAAAGTACTTCGGAGGATAACATTTGGTGGGGAAATGTAAACATTCcattgaaggaaaaatcctacgaaataaataaagggaGAGCGATAGATTACCTAAACTTACAGCCAAACTTATATGTAATAGATGCTTATGCAGGCTGGGATGAAAAATGTAGAATAAAAATTAGAGTTATCACCTCCAGAGCATACCATGCACTTTACATGCTAAATATGCTTATACCTccaaaaaatgtagaagaaatACAGAATTTTATTCCAgattttattatatacaaTGCTGGAGATTTCCCTTCGAATAGATTAACTGACGGAATGTCTAGCCAAACATCTGTCATCTTAAATTTCGGTGCAATGAATATGATTATATTAGGAACACAATATGCTggtgaaatgaaaaaaggtaTTCTAACCCTATTTATGTATAAAATGCCTTTGGAAGGGAAATTACCTTTACACTCCTCATGCAACATTGGGAAGGATAACGACGTTACTTTATTCTTTGGGTTGTCAGGCACGGGAAAGACAACCCTATCTGCAGATGCCAATAGATATCTCTTAGGAGATGATGAACATGTATGGACAGACGATGGAATATTCAACATAGAAGGTGGGTGTTATGCAAAATGTAAAGGACTTTCAAAGAAACAAGAACCCGAAATATATAAAGCCATCAAATTTGGTGCTATTCTAGAaaatgttgttatggatccGGTAACAAGAGAAGTCGATTATAATAATTGTACAATAACGGAAAATACTCGATGTGCTTATCCACTTTCCTACATTGAAAATGCAAAGATTCCAGCCTATATTAATGCACATCCTCAGAATATTATTCTCCTCACTTGTGATGCTTTTGGAGTTATCCCTCCACTTTCCAAATTGGATGTATACCAAATGATGTACCATTTCGTTAGTGGATATACAAGCAAAATGGCTGGTACAGAAAGCGATGTTTTGAAACCAACCGCTACCTTCTCCTCATGTTATGCCGCCCCTTTCTTGGTACACCACCCCATGGTTTACGCTAAAATGTTAGCGGAGAAATATCAGAAACATAAGGCTAATGTCTGGCTCTTAAATACTGGATGGATTTATGGCTCTTACGGTTCCAATAATGGACAGCGCATTCCCTTAAAGTACACGCGCATGTTGGTAGACTACATACACGAGAATAAGCTTAATGATGTTGAGTATAAGAAGAcacccatttttaatttcaatATTCCTGTCCACGTGGATGGCATTCCACAGGAAGTTCTTGATCCCCTCGTTGGatggaaggataaggaggaTTACATGAAAAACCTTAAGAACTTGGCTACGGAGTTTATCAGCAATTTTAAGTTATTCACAGACAAGGCGGGCCCGGACATCCTTTCCGGAGGACCAACTCTCTAG